A genome region from Rhodospirillales bacterium RIFCSPLOWO2_02_FULL_58_16 includes the following:
- the arsM gene encoding arsenite S-adenosylmethyltransferase (in Rhodopseudomonas palustris this protein confers resistance to arsenite; catalyzes the formation of a number of methylated intermediates from arsenite and SAM producing trimethylarsine) encodes MTGETAEAVHDSVRRSYAAIASGATNSGCCLPESSSCCGAKTPSAEDLAKAFGYSDDELASLPEGSNMGLGCGNPAAIAAMKPGETVIDLGSGGGIDCFLAAGRVGKEGRVIGIDMTPEMLKKARDNARRIGYGNVEFRLGEIENLPAADNTADVIISNCVLNLSPNKPQALREAFRVLKPGGRLAISDVVATAELPDEFKNDAELLCGCISGCAAIDQLSGWLAAAGFIGIDIKTKEESRMTIKEWAPGRGIENYVVSAVIKAVKPVL; translated from the coding sequence ATGACCGGGGAAACCGCCGAAGCAGTCCATGACAGCGTGCGCCGGTCCTATGCCGCCATCGCCTCCGGGGCCACCAATTCCGGGTGTTGCCTGCCTGAATCGTCATCCTGTTGCGGCGCGAAAACTCCGTCCGCCGAGGATTTGGCGAAGGCTTTCGGCTATAGCGATGATGAACTTGCTTCCCTGCCCGAAGGTTCCAACATGGGCCTGGGCTGCGGCAACCCCGCCGCCATCGCCGCCATGAAGCCGGGCGAGACGGTCATCGATCTGGGCAGCGGCGGCGGCATCGATTGCTTCCTCGCCGCCGGAAGGGTGGGCAAGGAAGGGCGCGTCATCGGCATCGACATGACTCCGGAAATGCTGAAGAAGGCCCGCGACAACGCCCGCAGGATCGGCTACGGCAACGTCGAGTTCCGCCTCGGCGAGATCGAAAACCTGCCGGCGGCCGACAATACCGCCGATGTCATCATCTCCAACTGCGTCCTTAACCTTTCTCCGAACAAGCCGCAGGCATTGCGCGAGGCCTTCCGCGTCCTGAAGCCGGGGGGGCGGTTGGCCATATCCGACGTGGTGGCTACGGCGGAACTGCCCGACGAGTTCAAGAACGATGCCGAATTGCTGTGCGGCTGTATTTCCGGGTGCGCCGCCATAGACCAATTATCCGGCTGGCTTGCCGCTGCCGGTTTCATCGGCATTGATATCAAGACTAAGGAAGAAAGCCGCATGACGATCAAGGAATGGGCGCCGGGGCGCGGCATCGAAAACTATGTGGTCTCGGCCGTCATCAAGGCGGTAAAGCCAGTCCTATGA
- a CDS encoding ubiquinone-binding protein: protein MPTHAEKRVLSHTPEQMFDLVADIEKYPEFLPWCVSTRIRERNGNELVADMVIGFNIFRERFTSTVKLDRPGRIDVSYADGPFKYLNNHWIFNKVEGGKCEVDFFVDFEFRSGLLQKMIGAVFETAVRVMVSAFRKRARDIYG from the coding sequence ATGCCGACCCATGCGGAAAAACGGGTTCTCTCCCATACCCCCGAACAAATGTTCGATCTGGTCGCCGACATCGAGAAATACCCCGAGTTCCTGCCGTGGTGCGTCTCCACGCGCATCCGCGAGAGAAACGGAAACGAGTTGGTCGCCGACATGGTGATCGGCTTTAATATTTTCCGCGAACGATTCACCTCCACGGTGAAGCTGGACAGACCGGGACGCATCGATGTCTCCTACGCCGACGGTCCCTTCAAGTATTTGAACAACCACTGGATTTTCAATAAGGTTGAGGGCGGAAAGTGCGAGGTCGATTTTTTCGTCGATTTCGAGTTCCGCTCCGGGCTGCTGCAAAAAATGATCGGCGCGGTGTTCGAGACAGCGGTGCGGGTCATGGTCTCCGCCTTCAGAAAGCGTGCCAGGGATATTTACGGTTAA
- a CDS encoding lipoyl synthase, with protein sequence MKNIRPLKTALRKPPWIRVRAPVAKAYGETRELLREHRLNTVCEEAACPNIAECWSRKHATVMILGATCTRACAFCNVKTGKPSPVDPLEPDNLALSVARLGLKHVVITSVNRDDLEDGGAGQFVRCIERIRETSPATTIEVLTPDFRNKKEALAAVIAAGPDVFNHNLETVPRLYPVIRPGARYFHSLRLLDRAKELAPDIFTKSGIMVGLGEERGEALQAMDDLRSANVDFLTIGQYLQPTPRHAPVERFVTPDEFDEYRRLGEAKGFLMVASTPLTRSSYHADEDFEKLCAARKAG encoded by the coding sequence ATGAAGAATATCCGCCCCCTCAAGACGGCGTTGCGCAAGCCTCCGTGGATCCGCGTCAGGGCGCCGGTGGCCAAGGCTTACGGTGAAACCCGCGAACTGTTGCGCGAGCATCGTCTCAACACCGTCTGCGAGGAGGCGGCATGTCCCAACATCGCGGAATGCTGGTCGAGGAAACACGCCACGGTGATGATCCTCGGCGCTACATGCACCCGCGCCTGCGCCTTTTGCAACGTCAAGACCGGCAAGCCGTCCCCTGTTGACCCTCTGGAGCCTGACAATCTGGCCTTGAGCGTCGCCAGGCTCGGCCTTAAGCATGTGGTGATCACCTCGGTCAACCGGGATGATCTGGAGGACGGCGGGGCGGGACAGTTCGTGCGGTGCATCGAGCGGATTCGCGAGACCTCGCCCGCCACCACCATCGAAGTGCTGACGCCTGACTTCCGCAACAAGAAAGAGGCGTTGGCGGCGGTCATCGCCGCCGGCCCCGATGTCTTTAACCATAATCTGGAGACGGTTCCGCGCCTTTATCCCGTTATCCGTCCGGGGGCGCGTTATTTCCATTCCCTGCGGCTGCTGGATCGGGCCAAGGAACTGGCGCCGGACATCTTCACCAAGTCGGGCATCATGGTCGGTCTCGGCGAAGAGCGGGGCGAGGCGCTTCAGGCGATGGACGACCTGCGTTCGGCGAATGTCGATTTTCTGACTATCGGCCAATACCTGCAACCGACTCCCCGTCATGCGCCGGTGGAACGCTTCGTCACCCCTGATGAGTTTGATGAATACAGGCGTCTGGGCGAGGCCAAGGGCTTCCTGATGGTGGCGTCCACGCCGCTGACCCGCTCGTCCTACCACGCCGACGAGGACTTCGAGAAACTGTGCGCAGCGCGTAAAGCCGGGTAG